The sequence below is a genomic window from Cumulibacter manganitolerans.
GATGACCAGCGACTGCATGAGCGAGGCGCAGAGGCTGCCGAAGCAGAGCGCTGCGACGATCAGCCCGGGCGGTACGGAGGTGCGCGGCACGCTGCCGCCGGGAACGGTGCTCACAGAGCGTTCTCCTCGAATCGAGAGGATATGTAGCTTACATATCCGCGGTATGTAAACTACATACCCATGAACGCCGAGGTCAACGCGGGACGCCGCCGAGAGACCAGTGACACAGTGCCGCGCGGGCTGCCCCCGGAACGCGAGCTGGCCGCGCTGGTGCTGAAGATGGACGCCGCACGACGGGTCGTGGAGCAGAATGCGCGGCTCGGGACCGCCGATATGCGGCTGCTGTGGATGCTCGCCGACGGCCGGGCCCGCACGCTGCGCGAGATCGGCGACGAGCTCTGCCTGGAGCAGTCGACGGTCAACCGCCAGGTCAACGCGGCCCTGCGGGCCGGGCTGCTCGAGCGGATCCGGGCCGCCGAGCAGCCGGCCGCGCTGATCGCCCCGACCGCCGTCGGACGGACGGCCTTCGAGACGGAGGTCGCGGCGATCCTCGGCTACTTCGAGGACGGGCTGGCCGCGCTCGGGGAGCGTCGCGGCGAGTTCCTCGCGCTCCTCCGCGGCTTCGTCGACGCGTACGACGAGCGGGTGCGGCGAGCGACCGGCCGGCCCGGCTAGGGCCTACTCCTCGTCGAGGGTGCGCAGGAAGGCCTCGGCCTCCGCGGCGATCTCGTCGGCCGTCGGCAGGTCGGTCTCCACCTCGGCGGCCGGCAGCGAACGGCGCTCCTGGGCACCGGCGTACGCGTCGTACTGCTGCTCGAGCGCCGCGACGACCTCGGCGACGTCCTCGCGACCGCTGAGCTCCTCGCGCAGGCCCGCCTCGGCCTGGGCCGCCGCCTGCGCGAGCTCCCGGCGATCGATCCGCAGGCCGGTCGCTCCGGCGATGCGGTCCAGCGCGACGACGGAGGCCTGCGGCATCGGCATCTGCGCGAGGTAGTGCGGCACGTGCACCGAGTAGCCGATGGCGTCCTTGCCGGCCTTGCCCAGCCGCAGCTCGATCAAGCCCTCCAGGCTGCCGGGCACCATGACCTTGCCGAACGGGCTCTGCGCACCGCCGGTCAGGCTGGGGTCCGTGGCGTGCGCGGTGACCCCGATCGGACGGGTGTGCGGCACGCCCATCGGGATCCCGTGCGCGAGCACCGTCAGCGTGACGCCGAGCTCGTCGCCGATCCGCTGCACCGCGGCCACCACCTTCTCCCACTGGTAGTCGGGCTCGACGCCGGTGAGCATCAGGAACGGCGTGCCGTCGAGGTCGTAGACGCGGTGCAGCTCCAGCGAGGGGGCGGCGTACGACGTGTACCGGTCGCTCTCGAAGGTGAGCATCGGACGCCGGCTGCGGTAGTCGATCAGCCCGTCGACATCGAAGCTCGCGATGACCTCGTGGTCGTGCCGGCTCAGGATGTGCTCGACGAGCAGCCGCTGGGTGTGGCCGGCGTCGACGAACCCACCGAGCGCGATGAGCATGACCGACGCCTGGGCATCCTCGGGCGCCAGCCCGTCGCGGTAGCTGTAGATGTCATTTGTCTGCATGAGCGGTCCCTCTGCCGTCGTGGGGAAGGTTGTTCACGCTTCAACGTCCGGCCGGCGCGGACTATTCCGCGCGCAGCTCCGCCGGCACCGACGCCCGCAGCGCCTCGCGCACGGCGCGGATCGCGGGATGGCCGGCGCTGCCTCGGCGTACCGCCGTGACGACCCGCCTGCGCAGCGGCTTGCCGGGGATCGGGAACAACGCCGCCTTCGGCTGGTGGACCAGCCACATCAGGTCCGGCACCACGGCGACGGCGTGCCCGGACTCGACCATCCGCAGCTGCGAGAGCACGTCGACCGACTCGTAGCGCGTATCCGGCATGAAGCCTGCGCGCAGGCACAGGTTCTCCACCCAGGTGCGCGGCGACTCGGGCTTCGGGTCGAGGATCCACGGCTGGTCGGCGAGCAGCGCGAGGTCGCGGATCGTCGTCCGCCCGGACCACGCCTCGCGCACCCGTCCGGCGAGGTGCGGTGGAACCGCGACCGACATGCCGTCGCGGCAGAGCTCCTGGAAGGACAGGCCGGGCGGCGTCGGCAG
It includes:
- a CDS encoding MarR family winged helix-turn-helix transcriptional regulator, which produces MNAEVNAGRRRETSDTVPRGLPPERELAALVLKMDAARRVVEQNARLGTADMRLLWMLADGRARTLREIGDELCLEQSTVNRQVNAALRAGLLERIRAAEQPAALIAPTAVGRTAFETEVAAILGYFEDGLAALGERRGEFLALLRGFVDAYDERVRRATGRPG
- a CDS encoding PAC2 family protein, whose protein sequence is MQTNDIYSYRDGLAPEDAQASVMLIALGGFVDAGHTQRLLVEHILSRHDHEVIASFDVDGLIDYRSRRPMLTFESDRYTSYAAPSLELHRVYDLDGTPFLMLTGVEPDYQWEKVVAAVQRIGDELGVTLTVLAHGIPMGVPHTRPIGVTAHATDPSLTGGAQSPFGKVMVPGSLEGLIELRLGKAGKDAIGYSVHVPHYLAQMPMPQASVVALDRIAGATGLRIDRRELAQAAAQAEAGLREELSGREDVAEVVAALEQQYDAYAGAQERRSLPAAEVETDLPTADEIAAEAEAFLRTLDEE
- a CDS encoding LysR family transcriptional regulator, with the translated sequence MLDVHRLRLLRELRLRGTISAVAQALSYTPSAVSQQLAVLEREAGVPLLERVGRRVRLTRQGEVLVGHADIIMDQLDEAEADLARSRDEVSGRVRIAMFQSALHALLPDALEALQTAHPKLRVEVEEREPSIGAEMLLTHDVDLALREEYPGEPLPTPPGLSFQELCRDGMSVAVPPHLAGRVREAWSGRTTIRDLALLADQPWILDPKPESPRTWVENLCLRAGFMPDTRYESVDVLSQLRMVESGHAVAVVPDLMWLVHQPKAALFPIPGKPLRRRVVTAVRRGSAGHPAIRAVREALRASVPAELRAE